The Vigna angularis cultivar LongXiaoDou No.4 chromosome 9, ASM1680809v1, whole genome shotgun sequence DNA window tcattttttttgttcctacttataaaaatatacagTTTTTGTGACATGGTGGTTCTTCACCTAATGAAAGTTTTTTTTGGCTCTCAACTCCCAAACGTCACATTATTAGTTTTTTCATTCTCAAAGTTTCTTTGAGTCAATGAAGCAGTTGGTGATAGTGAAACCATACCAACTAAACTCTACACTCGATTATCTAACCCATGTATTAAACACTCCTATTTCATAACCATCAATAAACTATTCAAATTAACTCATAATTTATACAcgtatgtataaaatattttcttaacgtttattattatttttgtaatttatattatattacttatcatatattttaagaaatgtattttaatcttatcaaattagtatataacataataattgtttaattttaaggaCAATAATATGCTCATGACAAATTTAACACAATATACCTATCATTTtcttattagatttaaaatgtatctatataataataaataaataataaattaataaaaaaattacattgtatcaaaatattgttaaaatattttgtttctaattttgtttatgaagataaaagagatattttaaataagattatcATACAACACCTATATATAAGAGATCCACCTCTATCCAATATGGCACATGTTATTATAGTACCCTGAATCATACAACGATAAAgtactatttaaataaaaaatatatatttaaaattttaaatttttaactattaaaGTAAATATCGAAATTCATTGTGTTATAAACTTTGACTATATAACCAATTATTAACTAATAAATTAGTTTGcctttaacattttaaatttatttaaagatttttcttaatttataattcaacaacttttaaaaagttatatattgaGTATATATATCTATCCGACACTTACACCTTACccatatttcatatatataatatagtagtATTTTCATGTATTCAATATACACTTTTATCAATTCTTCATTGTCTAAAGTTATATAcagttaaaatagaaaatttgaaTATCTCCTTTTCATTCACGTAGTTCCATTAAACAATCTATTCACGTAGTTCCATTAAACCTTGATATTATCTAGACAAATTTACACAATATATTTGAATCCTAACAGAACATGTACAAAAtcaatggaattctttcataaATTTACCAAATATGTATAAGGATTTTACCTTATGCCATGTTGAACAAATGTTAAaggataaatatgaaaaaaaaaacataaataaaatcaaataagagTTTCAAACACGAActtaaaatctgaaaaaaataatcttCGTAAGCAATTCTATGCTTacattcttttcaaaatttacaatttttttttatttatttattatttattttttctgatcGATAAATTTGCTGGATAATATTCTTACTATGAAGTTAGTTTACTTGTACgttttttttatactataatgaaaaaatagtaattatatgTTTGAATAGATGGTATGATATATGATATCAACTTAgttccattatatatatatatatatatatatatatatatatatatatatatatatatatatatatatatatatatatatatatatatatatataatatggcTGAAAGTTTCCTCAGCAActgcattttgtttttcaaaatgtttatcCTTAAAGACGAGGCCAAAGATGCTAAAAAAAATATCTCCATTccttaataaatttataaatataaatttataacatatatttgttGTTGTATATGTTAAGACTAATTGTTGCATTTCAAGTGTGTTTGTGTATTGATAAATACAAATACTTCACTTAAAAAAAACGTAAATccttcaaatattttcttgtctgttattatataaaagtattgAAACTGATGCTTGACCTACACAAACACCCACCTCGTCATATACTTTTTtaagtttgatatttttatgaatttttatttgaaagcTAAAGAATAAAACGGTTATATTctcttaaatttgaatttacttCACATTTAAATAgactcaatttaaaaatatttcaataattatgctattaaaacattatttattttatgtttaatagaattattaattaacataatcataaattagatatttaaattataaaaggaatCATAGAATTTAAGTGTAGCATAGTTTAGGTAAAGTgagtaattaaaataagagaATCTCCGTAGTATTTCCCAATATCAGTTAATAAGAGTCTTcttcctttgatttttttttctttaaaagatgGAACGCATGCTTTCACATTTGAAAATTACTAATAACAGCAACAAAAGTTACAAGAgacattaatataaaaataaagtagctaaagacaaaataaaaactcCCAACACAAATTATCCCATGCATGAGGAAACACAACACCACATATTCCTCCACACCCACGCCACGCTTACTTTCTGAAAAAAATTAGTTATGCAATCgaattaatgtaataataatttttagagaaaagaaagcaacatttataataattaacacAATCAGAATTTATTCTTATAGCTAACcataaaatttcatcaaaatttataaaatttgtgaattttatatttattttattatgattaagtAGTTCTTAAGTAATGAAAGAACAGTAGTGAAAGAAATGTAGCAAAGGGTGTGTTAGTAAGTGGCCACGTCATGGTAGCAGAAAAGTGCAGCGTGCACCGCGAAGTAGATTATCGGAACCCGTAAACCTTATGCAACAGTGACACTCACACACAAGCACAAACACACGGCTTTCTCTGTTTGTTAACAGACGTTGTCCATGCTTTCTCGGTGTCTGTCTGTCTCTGTCGCGCACTGTCTcgctttctctctctaaaccattctctcattctctctctaCCTGACTCAAATTCCCTCGTTTTATCGTTTTCTCATCTGACCAGATTCGCCCCACTTTCCGCCGCGTGAGGCCCTCCGATGTGCTGACGTCCACATGGGTCAGTGCTACGGCAAGTCCAATCTCACGCCGGAAAATGAGGCTACAGCCGCAGAGGGAGCCACAGTTGGCACCGCTATCGCGGTGGCTGGATCCGCTGACGTCCCGCTCTCTCCGCTGCCGGTGAAGGGAACGCCGGCGCGGGCGAGTCCCTGGCCCAGTCCATACCCACACGGTGGCGGTGTGACGCCGTCCCCGGCCAGAGGCACGCCGAGGAGATTTTTCCGGCGGTCGTTCGCGCCGCCGTCTCCTGCGAAGCACATAAGGGCGTCGCTGGCGAAGCGGCTCGGGCACGCGAAGACACCGAAAGAGGGGCCGATCCCGGAGGAAGAAGCGGCGGGAGCGGTGGCGACGGAACAGTCGCTGGATAAGAGCTTTGGGTATGGTAAGAATTTTGGGGCAAAATATGAAATTGGGAAAGAAGTGGGTCGTGGGCATTTTGGTCATACTTGTTATGCTAAGGGGAAGAAGGGCGAACTCAAAGACCAGCCTGTTGCTGTTAAGATCATTTCCAAGGCGAAGGTACAATTTCAGTCCAAcgtcttttcattttttttgttaatttgttttgaGATATTTGAGTTTGTTGGTTGTACttgtgtttcaatttttttgtggtattttttgttattttggtcATTGCGTTGTGTGGtcttgtttgtgtgtgttttttttgttgttatgAATTATGATAGCGTTTGGATTTGGACGATTCGGGGTTTGATCtctgttgtttgattgaacacTCTGCGAGATTCTGTAAGTGGGACTAGGGAATAATTGGGAATTTGTCTGACATAGTTTTTTTACGGATTGGGGTTTTTAGATTTGTAGTTTGTACTTGGAAATGTTACCCGACAAATACATGGTTCTGGGACATTGTCTTGTTTTCCTTGTTTGTAGCTCTATTTAGAATTTTAACTTCACCGTTCTATGGTCAGAGTCATTTGGATTTTACTGAATGAactgtaaaatttaaaagaaaaaagaaaaactggaTGTATTTGGAATTGACATGACATTTGACTTGGTTTTACCTTGTTGTCAGCTGTAAGTTTACATGGCAAGGCATTTCTTAACTTGTCTAGTTGAACTGAGAATAGTTTTTTTACTTCATATCGTGTGGTATAGTATGTGTAACAATGATATTTGGAAAATTGGTAGTGTAACCTAGGTGGTAAATGATGGTCTCTTTGTTTAAGTGTGCTAGAATAAGTTGTTTAATAAGAAGGTAAAAATGCATGCAGCTTGCCCTTGTTGCAGTTGAATGGAAGTTTTGATCATATTGATTGTTTCGTTAATTGTTGAAATGACTATCCATTATgttattcttttattctattCAATCATATAGAGTGTGTTCGTTACCTAATTGTGGAAATAATTATCCATTTTGATATTGTTTGATGCTAGCCATTGTTGATACTTTTGGAAGCTAAACTTGTCTTACATGTGTGAGGCATTGGCATATTACAATACTCTGTTCTCTTGGACAATGGCCCAGTCATTTTATTGTGCTGAGTTTGGAATATTTGTAGCTTCCAGTTGCAATTAGTGTTAAACACATGTTTCTCTTTGTCACAATTTGAGGTAGGGTTAGTCACTTTGTTGGCGGTTTTGGATGCTAGAATTGTCTTACATGCGTGAGGCATTGACATATTACAATAATCCGATCTCTTGGGTAACGGCTCGGTCATTTTAAGATGCTGAGTTTTAGAAGATTTATAACTTCCTGTTACATTTAGAGTTAGAAGTGTGTTTCTCTTGGTCCCGTTTGAGGTAGGGTTAGCCACTTTGTTGGAGGTTTTGGAAGCTATAATTGTATTATATGTGTGAGGCATTGTCATATTTCAATACTATGTTCTCTTGGTTAAAGGCTCAGTCATGTCTTATGTGTGTGAGACAATTGCTTGGCATATTTATTACAGTACACTGTTCTCTTGTGTAACGGCGCAGTCATTTTATGGTTGCAAGTTTTCGAATATTTGTAACCGGTTGCATTTAGTGTTCAAAATGTTTCTATTTGTCGCTATGTGAGGTAGGGTTAGTTACTTTGTCTGCGGTTTTGGATGCTAGAATTCTCTTACATGCATGAGGCATTGGCATAATACAATACTCCGATCTCTTGGGTAACAGCTTAGCTATTTTATTATGGTGCCCAGTTTTAGAATATTTGTAACTTCCATCCGCATTTAGTGTTAAAAGCGCGTTTCTCTTTGTCTCTATTTGAGGCTGGGTTGGCCACTTTGCTGGCAGTTTTGGAAGCTAAATTTGTCTTGCATGTGTGAGGCATTGGCGCATACTCTATTCTGTTGCGTAACGGCTTCGTCATGTGTTATTTATCACAATAATCCGTTCTCTTGGGTAACGGCGCCGTCATTTTATAGTGTCAAGTTTTAAAATCTCATCCAGTTGCATTTAGGTTTTAAAACATGTTTCTCCTTGTCCCTATTTGAGGTTGGGTTAGTCACTTTGTTGCAGTTTTATAGTATTATTACcttgctgttttttttttctataaatggAATGCTTTTTAATACATACAGCATATGGAATTACATCACCTATCTACATTAACACTAAAACAACATAATAGCATAAGGTGGACCCACATTTTTTCACATATGAAAATGGGTCCAAACATGCTGACAGTCTATGATTGGAATTGTGTTGCACACACATGCCAACCAAGAAAATTCACTTGAAAGAATGTCAAGAACCATAAAAGTAGAAGCAATGAACTCAATGTATGTCCAGCAGACTAATGCTGATATTAATGTTCAAAACAGGATAGTTGTCTGCATTCCATATGGATAGCCTAGTAGCCTCTCTAGTTCATATATTCTCACTATGCTGCTGCAATATCTTTCTCCTTCACTGGATTGCATTTTCACTTAGTTTACTACTTTAAGTGGAAAGATTCATTCTTAGACATGAATTAATACATTTTCCTATCCTAGTTGTTACTCTAATAGTTCCCAAAAAACCAGTTTAGCTGGCTATATTAAGGGACCTTGGTAGGGGTAAGTTAAAGGAGGTCAGCAGCTTGTTCtcatattttacaaataattcaattattgtATATATAGGAAATTGATTATTTGAAGTTTATTGCATGTTTGCACGTGCCTAAGCCTATATTTTTGTCCAAAAAAGGAGTCAACATaatattatcttcaaatccaccCTTTGTCCCTCATAGTTtcattagattttaaaaaagaaaaaagaagaagcaaaggTTATATcaccttaaaattaaattgttattctttgcacttgcatttttatatcatttctagtcttaataaaatttattcagCAGATGACAACTGCAATAGCAATTGAGGATGTTCGCAGAGAGGTGAAGATATTAAAAGCTCTATCTGGCCATCAACATCTTGTCAAATATCATGATGCTTTTGAAGATGCCAACAATGTGTACATAGTTATGGAGTATGTCTTTTATTGTTGtattaattatcatttaatgTATGATTTATGATAGAACTTTATGGTGAGATTTTGATCCATATAACCAACCTCACATAGTGGGTAAAGCTCGACTGTTCTGTTTTTGTGATTCATTATCATCTATAATTAGAACTTGGTGTCAAGATTACTATGGAACTGAATCATTATTGTTTTCGTTATACATTTGGTTAATGAGCAGTTACTTTGAACTATAAAAGGCATTGTTGTTTATGTACGGATAATTTTGCCAATGGGACTACAATTAATATGCAGTTTCTCACTTCTGGTTCTCATTTCTTTTGTTCATTCTTTTGCCCGTTCCCAAGGTTTAAACAAGTTCAATTGCATGTATGTAATATGTTACTTTGTTTCTAAGTTTCTACACGACATATATTTTGTTGAggaatatttgtttgtttaactGTTGGGGGGCTTGCATCTTAGAACTGTAACTCCATCATACAATGACCTTTTTTGCTTTCTTATCAGATTGTGTGAAGGTGGGGAGCTTCTTGACAGAATTTTGTCAAGGTTagccttttcttttcttttttattttgacctCAGTATAATCTTTTTACTTATTGAATAATGCTCACTGTCAAATTAGGGGAGGAAAGTATTCAGAGGAGGATGCCAAGGTTATAGTTTTGCAGATTCTAAGTGTAGTTGCTTTTTGTCATCTTCAAGGTGTTGTGCACCGTGACCTTAAACCTGAGGTTTGTGCTTTGAATCTTCATCTGCATAATAATTTGTAATGATAACAGTTAGGTCTGTTTTTGGTATCATGATGACTACGTATGTAAGAATAAGAGTATCAATAATGTTGTCCATTCTTTGTTGGACTTGCTTTTACAGAATTTCCTCTTCACTTCGAGAAGTGAAGATGCTGACATGAAGCTTATTGATTTTGGTCTATCTGACTTCATCCGTCCAGGTAATTATTAGtggttctatattttttttttcttttccttccaaAGCAGACTCTCTTATTAAcaatgtattaaataaaaagcTAGCTACTAGAAATGCACACTTCATTGCTGCTGCTTACCTTCTGCATAATGCTCTTTGGTCAAATATTTATGGATTTAACACCATCCTTCGTAATTTTTCCCTTCATGTGTGTTGATATACAGATGAACGGCTGAATGACATTGTTGGGAGTGCTTATTATGTTGCACCTGAGGTCCTTCACCGGTCATATAGTCTGGAAGCCGATATATGGAGTATTGGTGTTATTGCCTATATCTTATTATGTGGAAGTCGACCTTTCTGGGCACGAACAGAATCTGGAATTTTTCGTGCAGTGCTTAGAGCTGATCCTAACTTTGATGATTTACCTTGGCCTACTGCCTCTGCAGAAGCCAAGGACTTCGTGAAACGGCTTCTAAACAAGGACTACAGGAAAAGAATGACAGCTGTCCAAGCTCTAAGTAAGTTCTCTTATCAGTTCAACTCTATCGTTCTGTGCTAATCATTATGAGATTCTTATCTTGACAGGGACTTGAGTATTATGTGGTAGTGTCTAAATCCCACATCAAGTTGGTATGTTTGAGAGTATTTAAGTGTTTGAAAACAGGATCTACTTTGTAAACTTTGGGGGCAATTGTCCCCACAaacttttaatctttttaatataatgtaattGTAAATTGCCccctaaattataatttagcataaaaaaataatctattaaatGAGTATTGCTCTGTTAAACTAATTACTGCATACTTCTGCACATGCAGGTCATCCTTGGTTGAGGGATGACAGCCGACCACTCCCTTTAgatatattagtttataaacTAGTGAAGGCTTATGTTCTTGCAACACCACTCAAACGGGCAGCAGTGAAggtattatttagtttattttctttgaatatACTTATGCAGAGTTTAACTTTCAGTATCTTACTTTATGTGAATGCTTACTTCAATCTTCATATTTGTTACCTAACTACTATCTCTCGTGAATGTATGTGCTGCATTTATGCATGCTTGTggcatttttttcttctaattttactATCAATACTTCACCCCTCAATTGATATCACATGCATTTTCCTTCATGGTGATATTTTCCCCATTGACTATGAATATAATCATGATGTTTCGGTTGTGGTGTGAGCCACcgtaatgtttatttttaaataagaaatgaaaagaaaattgtgcTGTTTATGGTCTATTGTGAATTGTGATGTTGATAAAAAAGAGCTTTTTGGGAAACTCAAGGTGTGTTTTTATCTATTTGACATAAAGTATCATATATGGACTTCTTTTTAAGAAACATTGTTTAGCATTGTTTTTGCCAGTTCTGACATTAGGTTATTGtctattgaatatttttctGTCCTGTATTTAAACTAATCACGTGGCTTGTTTTGTCTAGGCACTTTCAAAAGCCTTGCCAGAGGATGAATTGCCCTACCTTATGGCACAATTCAGATTGTTGGGACCAAACAGAGACGGACTCATCTCCCTTGACAATTTCAAAATGGTTTTCTACTGCTTCCCTAATAAAATCCTTTGGAATTTATATGGTTCATAAAGTGAACTTTTTCATTTTGCTTGGCGGGGAGGACGCAGAGGTGTTAGAAAACTGTCGTTTTCACAGCACAGCTTGCCTTTTTCTTGTTTATATTATTGTGGAAATGAACGTGTTTTTCCTACTTTGAAGGGTTTTGGTTGTTTTCCTGTCCTTTATTTAGAATCCATTAATCTCCGTGATTCACAGCTTCAAAGCAAACTTTGCAGGCTCTTGTACAGAATGCAACTGAAGCAATGAGGGAATCAAGGGTTGTTGAGATCATAAATGCGGTGAGCCATTATTCTTTTGGTTGTATTGAGAAAATAACTGTTCAGTCCATTTCTAGTATCAGTGCTGAAGGCCACACTATTTCCCCATCTTGATCAAACACCTTATACTTTCTTGCTTGAATCATTACGTAGATGGAGCCACTTGCCTATAGAAATATGGACTTTGAAGAATTTTGTGCAGCTGCAATCAGCACATATCAATTGGAAGCACATGAAAGGTGGGAAGACATTGCCTCAGCTGCATTTGAACACTTTGAGGGAGAAGGCAACCGTCTGATATCTGTTGAAGAATTGGCCAGAGTAAATATTTCTTATTCTACCATATATATGAATTGGTAAGTTGTTCTGCAATGCTcatatgtgtttttatattttgtttatggcCACAGGAGTTGAATCTTGGGCCTTCAGCTTATTCAACTCTGAAAGACTGGATAAGAAATAGTGATGGAAAGCTTAACTTACTTGGATATACAAAATTTTTGCATGGTGTGACTGTCCGTAGTTCAAACCCAAGACACAGGTAGTCTTGGATTGGACCCTTTGACATATAGTTTGAAGATGCGGGAACAAAAGTAGATCTTagagattttttcttttttttcttttctctttcatggttgaaaaaaataggatttgtgTAAATGAATGTGTTACAGAAGTCAATTACATGTCAAATGCTTGTTCTTTAGTCCATTTCGCAAATGATATGGGTCTGGTCCCATGAATATTCATTAACTTGTGAATGCCtcaaaaatattacatatagtcaaaattaaagcaatttATATCCAAATTGGCCATTTACTGTCATTATCAggaaagtatttttatttgttttgatgtCTTATTTAtcaagaagaacacaaacagaTGCCTCAACATTTGTGCCTGTGTAACTTGATTGcttatattttcaaaagtaaaaaaaatcctTATATTTAAATGTTACTTTTGCTTGTTGTAGTGAAAAGCGAATTTTCTGCAGATATATGATGACGAGGTTTGGTTCTTAAGGGTCACTGTTGGCGAGGTTTGGTTTTTGTTATCCTTTAGTATAGCACGAAAAAGCATTCACACTCTTGGCGCAATGGCTACCTAAAGCACATGTTTTTTACTAAGTATT harbors:
- the LOC108347655 gene encoding CDPK-related kinase 3, whose product is MGQCYGKSNLTPENEATAAEGATVGTAIAVAGSADVPLSPLPVKGTPARASPWPSPYPHGGGVTPSPARGTPRRFFRRSFAPPSPAKHIRASLAKRLGHAKTPKEGPIPEEEAAGAVATEQSLDKSFGYGKNFGAKYEIGKEVGRGHFGHTCYAKGKKGELKDQPVAVKIISKAKMTTAIAIEDVRREVKILKALSGHQHLVKYHDAFEDANNVYIVMELCEGGELLDRILSRGGKYSEEDAKVIVLQILSVVAFCHLQGVVHRDLKPENFLFTSRSEDADMKLIDFGLSDFIRPDERLNDIVGSAYYVAPEVLHRSYSLEADIWSIGVIAYILLCGSRPFWARTESGIFRAVLRADPNFDDLPWPTASAEAKDFVKRLLNKDYRKRMTAVQALSHPWLRDDSRPLPLDILVYKLVKAYVLATPLKRAAVKALSKALPEDELPYLMAQFRLLGPNRDGLISLDNFKMALVQNATEAMRESRVVEIINAMEPLAYRNMDFEEFCAAAISTYQLEAHERWEDIASAAFEHFEGEGNRLISVEELARELNLGPSAYSTLKDWIRNSDGKLNLLGYTKFLHGVTVRSSNPRHR